From Paenibacillus graminis, a single genomic window includes:
- a CDS encoding ABC transporter substrate-binding protein — protein MVKRVRRFIWTAVLILVLTVLAACGTDNHAADNGVVPSANTGAVAAASSMPADAGSSTPAEAATRTVAGEFGDVEIPVNPQRIAGIYVEDYLKALGITPVVQWYHPSWGKQDYLNLDVPEFDVSGSIEALLEKDPDLIILDGGADAAKVEQYSKVAPTYRLPEQVLQDSRQMLTAIADALGVPEKAEVALAEYDQKVEDGKAKLQQALGQEKVAVIRLNVADKTFALFGVKNRYTGVIYDQFGLTPIPMAAEMTDYQAIISEEVIPELEADHIIVFPDHGGWDTAENQEAVQVLAGPLWKNLPAVKKGNIYKMERSHWQSGAITANAMKLDDLLEAMVK, from the coding sequence ATGGTTAAACGGGTTAGAAGATTTATCTGGACAGCTGTACTTATTCTGGTATTGACCGTGCTTGCGGCGTGTGGAACCGATAACCATGCTGCGGACAACGGTGTCGTACCGTCAGCAAATACGGGGGCGGTTGCTGCAGCAAGCAGCATGCCAGCCGATGCAGGCAGTAGCACACCTGCCGAAGCCGCAACACGGACTGTTGCCGGTGAATTCGGGGATGTAGAAATTCCTGTAAACCCGCAGCGGATAGCAGGGATTTATGTGGAGGATTATCTGAAAGCGCTCGGGATTACTCCGGTCGTTCAATGGTACCATCCAAGCTGGGGCAAGCAGGATTATCTGAACCTGGATGTGCCTGAATTCGATGTTTCCGGGAGCATAGAGGCATTGCTGGAAAAAGATCCGGATTTGATCATTCTTGACGGCGGCGCAGATGCAGCCAAAGTTGAACAATATTCCAAGGTCGCACCAACCTATCGTCTGCCGGAACAGGTGCTGCAGGACTCCAGGCAAATGCTTACAGCCATTGCAGACGCTTTGGGCGTTCCTGAGAAGGCAGAAGTTGCGCTCGCGGAATACGACCAGAAGGTGGAAGATGGAAAAGCTAAGCTGCAGCAGGCGCTGGGACAAGAAAAGGTGGCGGTCATCCGGCTGAATGTTGCGGACAAAACCTTCGCTTTATTCGGTGTCAAAAACCGTTATACCGGTGTGATTTATGACCAATTTGGACTGACTCCAATCCCGATGGCTGCCGAGATGACAGATTATCAGGCGATTATATCGGAAGAGGTGATTCCTGAGCTGGAAGCGGACCATATTATTGTATTTCCTGATCATGGAGGCTGGGATACGGCGGAGAATCAGGAAGCGGTTCAAGTCCTGGCTGGCCCGCTGTGGAAGAACCTGCCTGCGGTGAAGAAGGGAAATATTTATAAAATGGAACGTTCGCACTGGCAGTCCGGCGCCATTACGGCCAATGCGATGAAGCTTGATGATCTGCTGGAGGCAATGGTGAAATAA
- a CDS encoding helix-turn-helix domain-containing protein: MQQDPNITNNKKLFYSLISIEEVTQPLTENRPAPLFQDYTLIIVSEGQGWVEADERRFPVEKGAGFLFDAGAIHRIQAGEKGLCFYRIAFEIIGRGNSGHSWKERLSMSGILRPGPVSCRPYSQCALLLEAICHSRRSPEEIEGFAGHIRFQELLLLIMRANAAALKTRDEHEAVQRSIRYMQEHFSEPVTVDQLAEVAGVGRARYTRIFKEMTGRIPLEYLNGLRIERAQQQLLLTDDRLHDIALTVGYSNEYYFNRRFKGSVGVTPGQYRSLHQEGLRVFAPFLEDYLLALGIVPVAQFSHPQWGKQEYLSLEQVPTFDISTGDWDGLSRFMPELIMLDDGFQRWHLEECRRIAPLLRLPFHQEDWRATLHSAAAIFGRTERVREIIRNYEHRAKRAKQQLSRIVKDRSVAFLRLSSCGITLYGCEELGYTGGVLHHDLGLQPHPLVRELTRGQKRVNLTAEELSHLNADHLFITFDRQEGEGRELLDTSLWKRLPAVRSGCVYEVDFMAWMNYGVLSHQRKIEDVLRVLA; encoded by the coding sequence ATGCAGCAAGACCCGAATATCACCAATAACAAAAAGCTGTTCTACAGCTTAATAAGTATAGAAGAAGTTACGCAACCCCTCACCGAAAACAGACCAGCTCCATTGTTTCAGGACTATACGCTGATTATAGTTTCAGAGGGGCAGGGCTGGGTCGAAGCGGACGAAAGACGGTTTCCAGTGGAAAAAGGTGCGGGATTCCTGTTTGATGCCGGGGCAATCCACCGGATTCAGGCAGGGGAGAAGGGACTTTGCTTTTACCGGATTGCCTTTGAAATTATTGGCAGGGGGAACAGTGGGCATAGCTGGAAGGAGAGGCTGTCCATGAGCGGAATACTCCGCCCGGGACCTGTTAGCTGCAGGCCTTACTCACAATGCGCATTGCTGCTCGAAGCCATCTGCCATAGCCGCAGGAGCCCGGAAGAGATCGAAGGATTCGCGGGACATATCCGCTTTCAAGAGCTGCTGCTGTTAATTATGCGTGCAAATGCCGCAGCGCTGAAGACAAGGGATGAGCATGAGGCGGTACAGCGTTCTATCCGCTATATGCAGGAGCATTTTAGTGAACCGGTTACGGTTGACCAGCTTGCGGAGGTTGCAGGCGTGGGCCGTGCCCGGTATACGCGGATTTTTAAAGAGATGACGGGGCGGATTCCCTTGGAGTACTTGAATGGACTGCGGATAGAACGGGCACAGCAGCAGCTGCTTCTGACCGATGACCGTCTGCATGATATCGCATTAACTGTCGGCTACAGCAATGAATATTATTTTAACCGGCGTTTTAAGGGCTCGGTGGGAGTTACGCCCGGCCAATACCGGAGTCTTCACCAGGAAGGGCTGCGTGTATTCGCTCCTTTTCTGGAGGATTACCTGCTGGCGTTAGGGATTGTTCCGGTGGCTCAGTTCTCCCATCCCCAGTGGGGTAAACAGGAGTATCTCAGTCTGGAGCAGGTGCCAACATTCGATATTTCCACTGGAGACTGGGACGGCCTCTCCCGCTTTATGCCCGAGCTGATTATGCTGGATGACGGCTTTCAGCGCTGGCATCTGGAGGAGTGCCGCAGGATTGCCCCGCTGCTCCGGCTCCCTTTTCATCAGGAAGACTGGCGGGCAACCTTGCACTCTGCAGCAGCCATCTTCGGCAGGACGGAACGTGTGCGGGAGATCATCCGCAATTATGAGCACCGGGCAAAGAGGGCCAAGCAACAGCTCAGCCGCATTGTAAAGGACCGGAGCGTAGCCTTCCTGCGGCTCTCCTCCTGCGGAATCACTCTATATGGTTGTGAAGAGCTGGGGTATACCGGAGGCGTATTGCATCATGATCTGGGGCTGCAGCCGCATCCGCTCGTCCGGGAATTGACCCGGGGTCAGAAGCGGGTGAATCTTACCGCTGAAGAGCTGTCACATCTTAATGCGGATCATTTGTTCATTACCTTTGACCGGCAGGAGGGTGAAGGGCGGGAACTGCTGGATACCTCGCTCTGGAAAAGACTGCCCGCTGTACGCAGCGGATGTGTATACGAGGTTGATTTTATGGCCTGGATGAATTACGGCGTGCTGTCCCATCAGCGTAAGATTGAGGATGTACTGCGCGTGCTGGCGTGA
- a CDS encoding YjcZ family sporulation protein, with translation MGENVGGYGGGYGAFTSTGAILVLFILLVIISKTILL, from the coding sequence ATGGGTGAAAATGTTGGCGGATACGGCGGCGGATACGGTGCTTTTACTTCTACCGGAGCGATTTTGGTTCTGTTCATTTTGCTGGTGATCATCTCTAAAACTATTCTGCTGTAA
- a CDS encoding ABC transporter ATP-binding protein: protein MKQAVREHKVLLTITLLCSILTSAAGVLIALILQKVIDAALQGDKQLFREILLLSVVYLLLLGLFGLIYSLCSKALIRNVTITLRGRVFRGVFRQKAETFSATNTADYLSALTNDIKLLEDNYIQPMLQVLQNVVVFAVSLGILLYLSPLVTVILIGCMVLMFAIPSLFGKALQHKQSEVSSQMSAFTASLKDLLSGYEVITSYAMGRYAEQTFKQQNHRAAGVRFAADRLFAFNESVSHTLAILTQFAVVFIAAYLIITGNLSAGSLVALVQLSGGFVGPVLAIMENLPKIQGIKPVQERIDLFSEEKHEPDAEGLTPVFHSTLEARHLQFSYKQGNPVIQDISLSLEKGKKYALVGPSGCGKSTLVKLLTGYYDRFDGSIALDGTDLKRLDREKLQQMVSTIHQNVYMFDSDIRHNICLHEEFSEQMLDTALHTSGIHKFLQNTPDGLLSPVGENGLQLSGGQRQRIAVARALIRNKPILVLDEGTSAIDMQTAYEIESRLLKLNELTLITITHNMNEDLLGLYDQIIYMENGKIAEMGSLEELLKHGGRFRGFYTLEKDLAGATG, encoded by the coding sequence ATGAAACAAGCGGTCCGCGAGCACAAAGTACTGCTTACCATTACACTGTTATGCAGTATTCTCACCTCAGCAGCGGGAGTGCTTATTGCCCTGATCCTGCAAAAGGTGATTGATGCTGCTTTGCAGGGAGACAAACAGCTTTTCCGGGAAATTCTGCTGCTGTCGGTTGTTTATTTGCTGCTTTTGGGATTGTTCGGACTGATCTATTCGCTGTGCAGCAAAGCGCTGATCCGCAATGTGACGATTACACTGCGCGGGCGGGTGTTTCGCGGTGTGTTCCGGCAGAAGGCCGAAACCTTCTCAGCAACCAATACCGCTGATTATTTGTCCGCGCTCACCAATGATATTAAGCTGCTGGAGGACAACTATATCCAGCCTATGCTGCAGGTTCTGCAGAACGTAGTAGTATTTGCTGTTTCTTTGGGGATATTGCTCTATCTCAGCCCCCTGGTGACTGTGATCTTGATTGGATGCATGGTGCTCATGTTTGCCATTCCTTCCCTATTCGGCAAAGCGCTGCAGCATAAGCAAAGTGAAGTCTCCAGCCAAATGTCCGCGTTCACCGCAAGCCTGAAGGATTTATTATCCGGGTACGAGGTGATTACATCCTATGCTATGGGCAGGTATGCCGAGCAGACCTTCAAACAGCAAAACCACCGGGCCGCCGGGGTCCGGTTTGCCGCTGACCGGCTGTTCGCCTTCAACGAAAGCGTGTCCCATACTTTGGCGATTCTGACACAGTTTGCGGTTGTTTTTATCGCCGCCTATCTGATCATTACCGGCAATCTGTCCGCCGGAAGCCTGGTCGCCCTGGTTCAGCTAAGCGGCGGCTTTGTGGGGCCAGTGCTGGCCATCATGGAGAATCTCCCCAAAATCCAGGGGATCAAGCCTGTTCAGGAACGCATCGATTTGTTCAGCGAAGAGAAACATGAGCCGGATGCCGAGGGACTTACTCCTGTATTTCACAGCACATTGGAGGCCAGGCATCTGCAGTTTAGCTACAAACAAGGAAATCCGGTAATACAAGATATTTCCCTTAGTCTGGAGAAAGGGAAAAAATACGCGCTGGTGGGTCCCAGCGGCTGCGGGAAATCAACCTTGGTCAAATTGTTGACGGGATATTATGATCGCTTTGATGGTTCCATTGCGCTTGACGGCACCGATTTGAAACGGCTTGACAGGGAGAAGCTGCAGCAAATGGTCTCCACCATCCATCAGAATGTGTATATGTTTGATTCCGATATCAGGCACAATATATGCCTGCATGAGGAGTTTTCGGAGCAAATGCTGGATACGGCCCTTCACACCAGCGGAATTCATAAGTTTTTACAGAATACACCGGATGGCCTGCTCTCCCCTGTCGGAGAGAACGGTTTGCAGCTGTCGGGAGGCCAGCGGCAGCGGATTGCCGTCGCCCGGGCATTGATCCGCAATAAGCCGATTCTGGTCCTGGATGAAGGCACCTCGGCTATTGATATGCAGACCGCTTATGAAATCGAGAGCAGATTGCTGAAGCTTAACGAGCTGACCCTGATTACAATCACTCATAATATGAATGAGGATCTGCTTGGCTTATACGACCAGATTATTTATATGGAGAATGGAAAGATCGCTGAGATGGGAAGTCTGGAGGAGCTGCTTAAGCATGGGGGCAGATTCAGAGGTTTTTATACTTTGGAAAAAGATCTGGCGGGAGCCACCGGGTAA
- a CDS encoding ArsR/SmtB family transcription factor gives MNLDIREQLDPLFETMGLLYVSSNREQHKEQTIMELDKLGIDGEAFYNKNLKIIDKYIQAFQKHQITEDSDRLFFTDQTYFSVLLALLCENANWLTELEKVSEDRIREALLQVLISEHSEQHSSAIEDTHLNVRSLDEIISFLEEYPFEEGVKWKLMSLLQQPRKHMLALVSAVSRNLPAFEQACKEVEKPLGKLIPKLVQSIHKNGDEGFLKLVEFFSQSSTLHPALIMPLGQAVYVSQCYCGLYVDLLPISGNHIADPKEYLLMRLKALADNSKLQILSSLKASPKYNLEIAEQLGLSAATVSHHMNVLLASGMVGIDKKNSKVHYHLETDNIRLLIDELERYLL, from the coding sequence ATGAACCTCGATATCCGGGAACAGCTCGATCCTCTTTTTGAAACCATGGGCTTGCTTTATGTCAGCAGCAACAGGGAACAGCATAAGGAACAGACGATCATGGAGCTGGACAAACTTGGCATAGACGGCGAGGCCTTTTACAATAAAAATCTGAAGATCATCGACAAGTACATCCAGGCCTTTCAAAAACATCAAATCACTGAGGACAGTGACCGCCTGTTTTTTACGGATCAGACGTATTTCTCTGTGCTGCTGGCTCTGCTGTGTGAAAATGCCAACTGGCTTACGGAGCTTGAGAAAGTGTCTGAAGACCGGATCAGGGAGGCACTGCTTCAAGTATTGATCTCGGAACACAGTGAGCAGCACAGTTCTGCTATTGAGGATACGCACCTTAATGTACGTTCATTGGATGAGATCATTAGCTTTCTTGAGGAGTATCCGTTTGAGGAAGGTGTGAAATGGAAGCTGATGAGCTTGCTGCAGCAGCCCCGTAAACACATGTTGGCACTGGTAAGTGCGGTGAGCAGAAATCTTCCCGCTTTTGAACAGGCCTGCAAAGAGGTCGAAAAGCCGCTTGGCAAGCTGATTCCCAAGTTAGTGCAATCGATTCATAAGAACGGCGATGAGGGGTTTCTAAAGCTCGTCGAGTTTTTCAGCCAGAGTAGTACTCTCCATCCCGCTTTGATCATGCCTCTGGGTCAGGCGGTGTACGTCTCACAATGTTATTGCGGATTGTATGTGGATTTACTCCCCATCTCCGGTAACCATATTGCCGATCCCAAAGAATACCTGCTTATGAGATTAAAGGCGCTTGCCGACAACAGCAAACTGCAGATACTATCTTCACTGAAGGCCAGTCCCAAATACAATCTGGAGATCGCGGAACAGTTAGGGTTGTCGGCTGCTACAGTGTCCCATCATATGAATGTGCTGTTGGCTAGCGGAATGGTGGGTATTGACAAAAAAAACAGTAAAGTCCACTACCATTTGGAGACGGACAATATAAGGCTTTTGATTGATGAACTGGAACGGTATCTGCTGTGA
- a CDS encoding GNAT family N-acetyltransferase, with translation MTIHITKCGLKDSFQLQEVSYETFKETFKDQNSPENMKAYLEKAFNLEQLENELSNIFTHFFLIYSNNEAAGYLKVNTNEAQSEEMGDEALEIERIYIKHKFQKHGLGKVLLNKAIEMAMEHRKKKIWLGVWEKNENAIAFYKKMGFVQTGVHSFYMGDEEQMDIIMTKTLI, from the coding sequence ATGACTATACACATAACAAAGTGTGGCCTTAAAGATTCATTCCAGCTTCAAGAAGTTAGTTATGAAACGTTTAAGGAGACGTTTAAGGATCAGAACTCACCTGAAAACATGAAGGCTTATTTGGAAAAGGCATTCAACTTAGAACAATTAGAAAACGAATTATCCAATATTTTTACGCACTTCTTTTTGATTTATTCTAATAATGAAGCCGCTGGATATTTAAAGGTAAATACCAATGAGGCCCAGTCTGAAGAAATGGGTGATGAAGCACTGGAAATTGAGAGGATTTATATAAAGCATAAATTTCAAAAACATGGGCTTGGTAAAGTTCTGCTAAATAAAGCTATAGAAATGGCGATGGAACACAGGAAAAAGAAAATCTGGCTGGGCGTATGGGAAAAAAATGAAAATGCGATTGCCTTTTATAAGAAAATGGGGTTTGTTCAAACGGGGGTCCACTCCTTTTATATGGGTGATGAAGAACAAATGGACATTATAATGACCAAAACACTTATATAA
- a CDS encoding MarR family winged helix-turn-helix transcriptional regulator, whose product MKEILREIGMIARALDSLSNIEFKEYDLTKGQYLYLVRICENPGIIQEKLAEMIKVDRSTATRAIKKLEINGFIEKKEDKHNKKNKKLFPTEKGQHVYPFIKRENDHSNRVALEGFSERELETMFTLLQRARKNIEKDWEFVKKGNKRIY is encoded by the coding sequence ATGAAGGAAATTCTTCGGGAAATTGGAATGATAGCAAGGGCACTGGATTCTTTGAGCAATATAGAATTCAAAGAATATGACCTTACAAAAGGGCAGTATTTGTACCTTGTGCGAATATGTGAAAACCCGGGAATCATCCAAGAAAAGTTAGCTGAGATGATAAAAGTAGACCGGTCAACAGCAACCCGTGCTATAAAAAAGCTTGAAATTAACGGTTTTATTGAAAAGAAAGAAGACAAGCACAACAAAAAAAATAAAAAGCTCTTTCCTACAGAGAAAGGGCAGCATGTTTATCCTTTTATTAAAAGAGAAAATGATCATTCCAATCGGGTTGCACTAGAGGGATTTTCCGAAAGAGAATTAGAAACCATGTTCACTCTGCTCCAAAGAGCAAGAAAAAATATAGAAAAAGACTGGGAATTTGTAAAAAAAGGAAACAAAAGAATTTATTAA
- a CDS encoding DNA polymerase IV: MPKDRVILLSDCQAFYASVEKAAHPEYRDKPIAVGDPSRMNGIVLAACPIAKAQGVTTASRVGEALAKCPELIVIRPRMGTYIKVSLLISEIYRTYTDLVEPYSIDEQFLDVTGSLAYFGGSLKDMIQKIQHHVLLSTGVWTRIGIGSTKVMAKMATDNYAKKMKEGIYELTFNQLESTLWRLPVQDMFMVASRMTKNFWRMGISTIGDIARMELPEFKQRMRTTMGKQSDIQAEYYWQTARGLDPSPVVTGIRHQIKSVGHGKALRWNLYTRLTDIEVVLLELVIEVCQRARRYRYMGAVVSISVLETDGESSCSYERQMTLPEPSSLTHEVAAAALTLFMDNWSGLPVGRLAITLSRLSDDGVIQLTLFDDRVRSYNKERAIDGIKARYGNQALIRASSLLESGVARERAEQIGGHYR, encoded by the coding sequence ATGCCTAAGGATCGTGTCATTCTACTGTCCGACTGCCAAGCCTTTTATGCCTCGGTGGAGAAAGCCGCCCATCCTGAATATAGAGATAAACCGATCGCCGTAGGAGATCCGTCCAGAATGAACGGCATTGTACTGGCAGCCTGCCCGATTGCCAAAGCACAGGGCGTAACGACGGCCTCACGTGTAGGTGAAGCTTTAGCAAAATGCCCGGAGCTAATTGTCATACGCCCCCGCATGGGAACTTACATTAAGGTCTCGCTTCTGATCTCGGAAATTTATCGGACCTATACCGATCTGGTGGAACCCTACAGCATCGATGAGCAGTTTCTGGATGTCACAGGCTCTCTTGCTTACTTTGGAGGGTCATTGAAAGACATGATTCAAAAAATCCAGCACCATGTTTTGCTGTCGACAGGCGTCTGGACCCGGATAGGCATTGGTTCCACTAAAGTCATGGCCAAAATGGCGACGGATAATTACGCCAAAAAGATGAAGGAAGGGATATACGAGCTTACCTTTAACCAGTTGGAGTCCACCCTTTGGAGACTGCCGGTTCAGGATATGTTTATGGTGGCGTCTAGAATGACCAAGAATTTTTGGCGCATGGGTATATCCACAATCGGAGACATTGCACGAATGGAGCTGCCGGAGTTTAAGCAGCGAATGCGAACCACCATGGGCAAGCAGAGCGATATCCAGGCAGAATATTATTGGCAAACCGCGCGCGGGCTCGATCCTAGTCCCGTAGTTACAGGAATACGGCATCAGATCAAGTCCGTGGGGCATGGCAAGGCCCTGCGCTGGAATTTATATACCCGGCTGACGGATATCGAGGTTGTGCTGCTTGAGCTTGTCATCGAGGTGTGCCAGCGGGCACGGCGGTATCGTTACATGGGGGCGGTGGTCTCTATTTCCGTTTTGGAGACAGACGGAGAGAGCTCATGCTCTTATGAGCGCCAGATGACATTGCCCGAGCCTTCATCGTTGACGCATGAAGTGGCCGCAGCGGCGCTTACATTATTCATGGACAACTGGTCCGGGCTGCCGGTGGGGCGCTTAGCCATAACGTTGTCCCGCCTTTCGGATGACGGGGTGATCCAGCTTACGCTGTTCGATGACCGGGTCCGCTCTTACAACAAGGAACGCGCAATCGACGGAATTAAAGCCCGGTATGGAAATCAAGCCCTCATCAGGGCTTCATCTTTACTTGAATCCGGAGTTGCCCGGGAGAGAGCTGAACAGATTGGGGGTCATTATAGATGA
- a CDS encoding accessory gene regulator ArgB-like protein, translating to MIDVISTRLAAGIKNVVPDHPASHAVLKFAIAVVLNVLSIISLTLLISLFTGRLTEAGLILISFALLRQVSGGVHLKSGTQCVVFTTALFTLLSFVELGNVYVQALNAVSLALVLWLAPIGIERQTRIPKRHWPKLKIAAGILIIFNMLFCSAVVAVSFFAQACTLFLAWRGVKSI from the coding sequence TTGATTGATGTTATTTCCACAAGATTGGCAGCCGGAATAAAGAATGTTGTTCCTGACCACCCGGCCTCACACGCCGTGCTTAAGTTTGCAATAGCCGTGGTTCTAAATGTGCTGTCTATCATCTCGTTGACGTTGTTAATATCTCTATTTACCGGCCGCCTAACTGAAGCTGGGTTGATATTGATTTCATTCGCACTGCTGCGGCAGGTATCCGGGGGAGTACACCTTAAATCTGGAACCCAATGTGTAGTCTTCACCACGGCATTATTCACTCTTTTATCCTTTGTGGAGCTGGGTAATGTGTACGTTCAAGCATTAAACGCTGTAAGTCTGGCCCTTGTACTATGGTTAGCGCCTATAGGAATTGAACGGCAGACTCGTATTCCCAAACGTCATTGGCCAAAACTCAAAATAGCTGCAGGCATCCTAATTATTTTTAATATGCTGTTCTGTTCAGCAGTAGTTGCAGTAAGCTTCTTCGCGCAGGCTTGTACTCTATTCCTTGCTTGGAGGGGGGTGAAATCAATATGA
- a CDS encoding cyclic lactone autoinducer peptide, protein MIKDIQRKAVYGLASVLSGMAALVVLVSTSIVYINQPEVPEELLK, encoded by the coding sequence ATGATCAAGGATATTCAGCGTAAAGCGGTATATGGGCTGGCGTCTGTTTTGTCAGGAATGGCTGCTTTGGTTGTGCTTGTGAGCACCAGTATTGTATATATCAACCAGCCGGAAGTGCCCGAAGAACTGCTGAAATAG
- a CDS encoding LytTR family transcriptional regulator DNA-binding domain-containing protein, which produces MISATTDLEGQSGLVPVRGEDIIFLGTDSSSSIILLHTLDSVFYTTGTLKYWTRVLNASGYTFYLADRNNSINIHNIVEINSLLKVAYFERERTKDSKYCTMSKSGIKKVCQLVGELNTSVVFN; this is translated from the coding sequence ATGATAAGCGCTACTACAGATCTAGAGGGACAGTCAGGGCTTGTTCCTGTAAGAGGGGAAGATATCATATTTCTGGGTACAGACAGCTCCTCAAGCATCATATTATTGCACACTTTGGACTCTGTATTTTACACAACCGGTACACTAAAATATTGGACAAGGGTTTTAAATGCATCGGGGTACACCTTTTACTTAGCAGACCGTAACAATAGTATAAACATCCACAACATAGTGGAGATCAACAGTCTTCTGAAGGTTGCTTACTTCGAACGCGAACGGACCAAGGATTCAAAATATTGCACAATGTCCAAAAGCGGCATCAAAAAAGTGTGCCAGCTTGTGGGAGAACTAAATACATCAGTGGTATTCAATTAA
- a CDS encoding YciI family protein: MFIVNLSYIKSISEVENHLEEHVRFLEKYYNSNKFIFSGRKVPRTGGVILINATSKEELDFILKEDPFYQNKIAQYEVIEVEITKYDDRFATFLMKE; the protein is encoded by the coding sequence ATGTTTATTGTGAATTTGAGTTATATAAAGTCGATAAGTGAGGTTGAAAATCATCTTGAAGAGCATGTCAGATTTCTTGAAAAGTATTACAACTCAAATAAGTTTATATTCTCGGGAAGGAAGGTCCCTAGAACTGGTGGTGTAATTTTAATTAATGCCACAAGTAAAGAAGAATTAGACTTTATTTTGAAGGAAGACCCGTTTTATCAAAATAAAATTGCCCAGTATGAAGTTATAGAAGTTGAAATTACAAAGTACGATGATCGTTTCGCTACCTTCCTAATGAAGGAGTGA
- a CDS encoding ferritin-like domain-containing protein: MYMVYPYWFRSQFVPIWATSTPDALELMRSSVQGERNDELFYDQLIQLAPNPEQAEVITSIRNDERGHNQMFRQMYRELTGYEVTGVSNEVPEQVTSYTAGLQKAFQGELSAVEKYRKIWFGLPYGVYKDTLYGIILDEQKHAAKYNNLLL; encoded by the coding sequence ATGTATATGGTGTATCCGTATTGGTTCAGATCACAATTTGTCCCTATTTGGGCAACTTCAACTCCAGATGCACTTGAATTAATGAGGAGTTCAGTCCAAGGCGAGCGAAATGATGAACTTTTTTATGACCAACTCATTCAACTTGCTCCGAACCCTGAACAAGCCGAAGTTATTACCTCTATTCGGAATGATGAACGAGGGCATAATCAAATGTTCCGGCAAATGTACAGGGAATTAACAGGATATGAAGTGACAGGAGTTAGCAATGAAGTCCCTGAACAAGTTACTTCGTATACTGCCGGTTTACAAAAAGCCTTTCAAGGTGAATTGTCTGCAGTTGAAAAGTACCGAAAGATATGGTTCGGCCTTCCATATGGCGTTTATAAGGATACTTTGTACGGCATTATTCTTGATGAGCAGAAGCATGCAGCGAAGTATAATAATCTATTGCTGTGA